Genomic window (Stenotrophomonas maltophilia):
GGTTACGTGGTGCTGGCCTACTGGTGGGCCCGCAGCGTCGCCGCCGCCGATGCCAGCGCGCACGGCGCCGCCTTCGCCCAGGGCAAGCGCGAGACCGCACGGTTCTACTTCGCCCGCGTGCTGCCGCGCACCCTCGCCCACGCCGCCGCGATCCAGGCCGGTGCCGCCCCGCTGATGGCCATGGACGACGAGCGCTTCGGCGCCTGAGCCGGGCTTCGCCCGGCACCCGCGGTAGTGCCGGCCGCTGGCCGGCAACCGCAACAGCAACAGCTGCATCCCGATGAATGGCGGGGCGGTGTGGGCTGGCAGGACACGCCGTAAACCCATCCTTGGGGGCTCGATGGCGCCATCCATGGCGCCAACGGTCCTGCCACACCGCCCCGCCTCTGACAGGTTCACTCGGCTGTTGGCAGGTGTCGACCTGGGTCGACACGGTAGATCCACGCCACGCGTGGATGGAAACCACCGGGATCTCTCTGGAGAAGAGCCCCCCTTTGTTAAGGGGGGCGCGCCAACGGCGCGGGGGATAGGAGGAATGCGTGGACCTGAATCTTGCGATTTGGGCATCGCCCTCGGGGCGATACCCAAATCGCAATGATTCAGGTATAAGCTGTTCTCCCGATGGAGACAGACACTACACGCTTGGGTCTGATCGAAGCCGGAGCTCCGTTTTCTGCTCCGGGCGCCGAAGCATCGCCCAACGCCACGACGCTGCATCGCCCCGGTTCGGTCCGGCTGCTCTCGCTTGATGCCCACGGACGCGTACTGGACTGGATCACCTGGCAGGATGCGGCCTGCCTCTACGCCCGCGAAGCGGTGGCCTGGACGCTGGGAGATCCCTGCCTGCACATCCACGGCGGCACCAACCGCTTCAGCGGCCTGCAGAGCGGCATGGACCTGCACCCGATCATCGCCGCGCGCGGCCATGCCCGCTCCCGCGCGATCGACCCCACGCCGAACCTGACCAACCCGGCCCTGTTCGCCCGCGACGCCCACCTGTGCATGTACTGCGGCCAGCAGTTCAACCGCCCTACGCTCACCCGCGACCACGTCATGCCACTGTCCAAGGGCGGCCTGGACTGCTGGGAAAACGTGGTCACCGCCTGCTTCCACTGCAACTCGCGCAAGAGCGACCGCACCCCGCAGCAGGCTGGAATGCCATTGCTGGCCGTGCCTTACCGGCCCAGCTGGATCGAACACCTGATCCTGTCCAACCGCAACATCCTGGCCGACCAGATGGCCTTCCTGAAGGCGCAATTGCCGAAGCGTTCAAAACTGAGCACCTGAACGGCCGAAAATGCAACCCTCACCGTCCTGTCACGGGCGGCGGCGTTTGCTTGCCCCACCCCCGTTTGAGGGCGAAAATGGGCGTTCAGAACAAGTGCGAACATGATGATCGACTCTGCCCGCTATCCCCGCCTCGCGCGCATCCAGACGCCGGATGACCTGCGCACGTTCGACGAATCCGAGTTGACGGCGGTTGCCGACGAACTGCGCGCCTACCTCATCGAATCAGTGGGCAAGAGCGGTGGCCACTTCGCCGCCGGCCTGGGCGTGATCGAACTCACCGTGGCCCTGCACTACCTGTACCAGACTCCGGTCGACCAGCTGGTCTGGGACGTCGGTCACCAGACCTACCCGCACAAGATCCTGACCGGGCGCCGCGACGAGATCCACACCGTCAAGCAGAAGGACGGCGTCGCGCCGTTCCCGAAGCGCGAGGAGAGCGAATACGACACGTTCGGCGTCGGCCACTCCTCCACCTCGATCTCGGCAGCACTCGGCATGGCCATCGCCCGCCAGTCCGAAGGCGACGACCGCAAGGTCGTGGCGGTGATCGGTGACGGCGCGATGACTGCCGGCATGGCGTTTGAAGCGCTGATGCACGCCGGCGGCATGGAGCCGGAGCCGAACCTGCTGGTGATCCTCAACGACAACAACATGTCGATTTCCGAGGCGGTCGGCGGCCTGACCAAGATGCTCGGCCGTGCCACCGGCAGCCGCACGCTCAATGCACTGCGCGAAGGCGGCAAGAAGATCCTCGGCGACAAGAAGAACAACCCCGCGCGCTTCGTGAAGCGCTGGGAAGAACACTGGAAGGGCATGTTCGTGCCCTCCACCATGTTCGAGGAAATGGGCTTCCACTACACCGGCCCGATCGACGGCCACGACATGCCCGCCCTGCTGTCCACGCTGAAGACGCTGCGCGCCTCCAAGGGCCCGAAGCTGCTGCACGTGATGACTACCAAGGGCAAGGGCTACGAGCCGGCCGAAGGCGATCAGATCGGTTACCACGCCGTGGGCCCGTTCGATCCGGACAAGGGCCTGGTGGCCAAGGCCGGTGCCAAGAAGCCGACCTATACCGATGTGTTCAGCGACTGGCTGTGCGATGCCGCCGCCGCCGAGCCACGCCTGTACGGCATCACCCCGGCGATGCGCGAAGGCTCCGGCCTGGTGCGTTTCAGCAAGGAGTACCCGCAGCGCTATTTCGACGTGGCGATCGCCGAACAGCACGCGGTCACCCTCGCCGCCGGCATGGCCACCCAGGGTGGCAAGCCGGTGGTGGCGATCTACTCGACCTTCCTGCAGCGCGCGTACGACCAGCTGGTACATGACGTGGCCATCCAGGACCTGGACGTGCTGTTCGCGATCGACCGCGCTGGCGTGGTCGGCCCGGACGGTGCGACCCACGCCGGCAACCTCGACCTGAGCTTCCTGCGCTGCGTGCCGAACCTGGTGGTGATGGCACCGTCCAACGAGGCAGAGTGCCGGCAGATGCTCAGCACCGGCCTGCAGCACCCGGGCCCGGCGGCGGTGCGCTATCCGCGCGGCACCGGCACCGGCGTGGCTGCCGGCACCGACCTGTCCACCCTGCCGATCGGCAAGGGCGAGCTGCGCCTGCAGGGCAGCCGCATCGCACTGCTCGCCTTCGGCAGCACCGTGGCCGCCGCTGAGCAGGTCGGCCGCGAACTGGGCCTGAGCGTGGTCAACATGCGCTTCATCAAGCCGCTGGACCGCGAGCTGGTGCTGGCTGTCGCCGCCCAGCACGAGGGCCTGGTGACGATCGAAGACAACGTGGTGGCCGGTGGCGCCGGCTCCGGCGTCGGTGAGCTGCTCAATGCCGAAGACGTGCTGCGCCCGATCCTGCACCTGGGCCTGCCCGACAGTTACCAGCATCACGCCAGCCGTGAGGACCTGCTGGCCGAAGCCGGTATCGATGCCGCGGGCATCCGCGCAGCGGTACTCAAGCGCTGGCCGCAGCTGGCCGCCGGCACTCCCCCGCTCAGCGCGGCAGGCTGAGGCCGATCACGACCCAGTGGATCCACGCATGGCGTGGATCTACTGCGGAACAGGGGGTCGATCCACGCCACGCGTGGAAGCAGATGCATAGTAGATCCACGCCATGCGTGGATAGCGGGCTCCGGAAACAGGATCTGACCGAGCCCCAGCCCTCAGCCGTAGCTGACCGCTTCCACGAACGCGCCGCTGGCCTCCACCCGCACCGCAGCGCGCTGCCCGGTGTCGACGAAGTGGAGGCGTGCAAGGGTTTCAGCGAAATCATAGGCCCGGGCACCATCGCGGAACTCGATCGGTTCCGGCCGGTCCGGGTGCAGCACGCGCCATTGGCGTTGCTCGCATTGGAGGCGGATCAACATGCAGCTCACTCCTTGAGGCAGCGTATCGACGGTGGCGGGACGGGCGTGCCGGTTACGGCAGACTTCATCGCGACGGATCAGGGGCACACAGGGGTGCCCTGATCGCAGAAGATACGACGTTCAAAATGTGAGCTCTATCAGATTATTCTGATTTTCGAGTGGCGCGCTCAATTTACCTGGAACTGCGCCCGGCAGCCGTCGCTGACCCAGATGCCACGGCGGTTCCAGCCCCAGGTCTGGCCCTCGATGCAGGCGCTGCGTGAATCCTGGCGGACCAGGCGCACACCACGACGGATGCGGGCATCGCAATACTCCTGGCGGTGGCCGTTGGAATGGCAGGTGATCACCTCACCCCCACCCCAGCCATTGCCGCCATTGCCCCAGCCGTTGCCATGGCCACCACCCCAGCCACCGCCGCGGCGGTACTCGCCAACGAACTCGGCACGACAGCCCTGGGTGACCCAGACCCCGTAGCGGGATTGCCCCCAGGTCTCACCCTCGACACACGGCGAACCCGACAACTGGCGGATCATCCGGGCACGGCCTTCCAGGCGGCATTCATTGCTGCGGTTCTTGATCGATTCGCAGCGTACGATGCCGCCGCCATCACGACCGCCATAGCGATCATCGTCATAACCGTAGCCATAGCTCTGCGCCTGCGCGCCGCCTGCGGCGGCCAGCATCGGCAGCAGCGTGCAGGCCAGGGTGCGCCAGGTGAGTGCCTTGCCCATCGGAATCTCCGGATGAATACGATGGCGCAAGCATCCGGGATTCGTGGCGCGGCGCACAGGGGGGCGCCCCACGGCGGTTTTTTCCCCATTCAAACAACTCAACCGTGGCTGACTGCGGCCCCGGCCGATGGCGTCAACCTCCGACGTGGAGTGCGTCCACGGAATTGCCGAGCGCCTCGACCCGTACCGTGCTGCGCTGGCCGGTACGGCGATGGTGTTCCAGGGCCCGCGCCGCGGCGACATCGAAGGCCTCGGCGCCCCGTGCATAACGGGTGGCGTCATGTGCCTGCGGATCCAGCACGGACCAGTGCCGGGCGTTGCATTGAACGGTAATGACCATTGGAAGACTCCTGCGGAATGAAGGCACGCCGGCAGCGGAAGGCCCTGAGTGCCGGTACACCATCAGGCTAGCGAGCGCCTCCGGGATGGCCCATCAGATTTGTACGAAAATGCCGCGCCACACTGTCAGACCGCGCCGCCCTCACATCCCTGAGGCCGTTTAGTGAATCCCTTTCGTGACCCTTGTCACGGAGTTGGCAGAGCTTCACACTACCGTCATCAACAGGGGCCCCTTCCACATGCGCACCTTCTTCTCGCAGCAGCGTTGGACGCTGCTGAAGTTCTATTTCGTGGCCAGCTATCTTGTGCTGATCGAGGAACTGATCCGCGCCGCCCTGCACTGAGCACTTGCTGCCGTTTTTCCTGCGGCCGACACTGTTGCTTTAGGCACGGAGCTTCGCCGATGAAATCCCTTCTTCTGATTCCAGCCCTGCTGGTCCTGGCCGCCTGTGCCAGCCCGGACAAGGCACCCACGCACGCCGAAGCGGCAGCCACGTCGCCGGCCACGCCGGTGGTCGGCGGTGATCGCGATGCGCATGGCTGCATCGGTTCGGCCGGCTATCAGTGGTGCGAACACAGCCAGCGTTGCGAGCGCCCGTGGGAACTGGCGCAGGCACAAGGCCTGGCCAATACCGCCGAGGCCATCGATGCCTACTGCGCAAAGCCGGCCAGCCCGGCGCGCAAGTGAGTCGCGCCCACCATGGCTGAGCTGAGTCCGCTACCCACCCTGGCCCCGGGCCGCTACCGCCACTTCAAGGGCGGCGAGTACGAAGTGCTCGACATCGTCCGCAGCAGCGAGACCCTGCAGCCGATGGTGCTGTACCGCGCGCTGTATGGCGAAGGTGGCCTGTGGGTACGCCCGTACGCCATGTTCGTCGAGCAGGTGCCCGGCGAGCACGGACCGCAACCGCGTTTCGCCCGCATCGACGCATGACGGTTCCGCTGCCGGCCTTGGCCGGCAGCACGCGGTAGCGCGGCGGGCCTGCGTTACAATCGTACCGTCCAGTCGGTTTCTTCCCGCCATGTCCGCATCCCCCTCCCGTTCGCGCCGCAAGGCGCCCGACAGCGTGCGCCAGTCACTGCTGCAGGCCACCATTGAAGTGATCGGTCGTAACGGCCTGGCCGCGCTGACCGTGCAGGACGTCGCGCAGGCCGCCGGTGTCAGCAAGGGTGCGCTGTTCCATCATTTCAGCAGCAAGCAGGTACTGGTGGATGAAGCCATCGGCGCACTCATCGGCGAGTTCGAAACGCGGGTACGTGCCCTGCTGCAGGACAACCCCGAAGGCCATGGCCGTTTCAGCCGCGCCTATGTGCAGGCCAATTTCGAGCATCTGCTGCAGCAGGAACAGGACAACGACATCGGCCTGACCCTGGGCAATCTGATGGAACCGGCCCTGCTCGCGCATTGGCGCACCTGGAAGCGTGCGATGCTGGCCGAATTCGCCGACGAAGCCAACGATCCGCGACTGTATGCGGCGCGCTGCGCTGCCGATGGCTACTGGGCCACGGCCTACGGCCGGCCACTGGACGAGGAAGAACGCATCAACGCACTGGCCATGGCCGAACAGGCCCTGAAACTGT
Coding sequences:
- a CDS encoding HNH endonuclease, which translates into the protein METDTTRLGLIEAGAPFSAPGAEASPNATTLHRPGSVRLLSLDAHGRVLDWITWQDAACLYAREAVAWTLGDPCLHIHGGTNRFSGLQSGMDLHPIIAARGHARSRAIDPTPNLTNPALFARDAHLCMYCGQQFNRPTLTRDHVMPLSKGGLDCWENVVTACFHCNSRKSDRTPQQAGMPLLAVPYRPSWIEHLILSNRNILADQMAFLKAQLPKRSKLST
- the dxs gene encoding 1-deoxy-D-xylulose-5-phosphate synthase; the protein is MIDSARYPRLARIQTPDDLRTFDESELTAVADELRAYLIESVGKSGGHFAAGLGVIELTVALHYLYQTPVDQLVWDVGHQTYPHKILTGRRDEIHTVKQKDGVAPFPKREESEYDTFGVGHSSTSISAALGMAIARQSEGDDRKVVAVIGDGAMTAGMAFEALMHAGGMEPEPNLLVILNDNNMSISEAVGGLTKMLGRATGSRTLNALREGGKKILGDKKNNPARFVKRWEEHWKGMFVPSTMFEEMGFHYTGPIDGHDMPALLSTLKTLRASKGPKLLHVMTTKGKGYEPAEGDQIGYHAVGPFDPDKGLVAKAGAKKPTYTDVFSDWLCDAAAAEPRLYGITPAMREGSGLVRFSKEYPQRYFDVAIAEQHAVTLAAGMATQGGKPVVAIYSTFLQRAYDQLVHDVAIQDLDVLFAIDRAGVVGPDGATHAGNLDLSFLRCVPNLVVMAPSNEAECRQMLSTGLQHPGPAAVRYPRGTGTGVAAGTDLSTLPIGKGELRLQGSRIALLAFGSTVAAAEQVGRELGLSVVNMRFIKPLDRELVLAVAAQHEGLVTIEDNVVAGGAGSGVGELLNAEDVLRPILHLGLPDSYQHHASREDLLAEAGIDAAGIRAAVLKRWPQLAAGTPPLSAAG
- a CDS encoding DUF3011 domain-containing protein; amino-acid sequence: MGKALTWRTLACTLLPMLAAAGGAQAQSYGYGYDDDRYGGRDGGGIVRCESIKNRSNECRLEGRARMIRQLSGSPCVEGETWGQSRYGVWVTQGCRAEFVGEYRRGGGWGGGHGNGWGNGGNGWGGGEVITCHSNGHRQEYCDARIRRGVRLVRQDSRSACIEGQTWGWNRRGIWVSDGCRAQFQVN
- a CDS encoding DUF1653 domain-containing protein, whose product is MAELSPLPTLAPGRYRHFKGGEYEVLDIVRSSETLQPMVLYRALYGEGGLWVRPYAMFVEQVPGEHGPQPRFARIDA
- a CDS encoding TetR/AcrR family transcriptional regulator — its product is MSASPSRSRRKAPDSVRQSLLQATIEVIGRNGLAALTVQDVAQAAGVSKGALFHHFSSKQVLVDEAIGALIGEFETRVRALLQDNPEGHGRFSRAYVQANFEHLLQQEQDNDIGLTLGNLMEPALLAHWRTWKRAMLAEFADEANDPRLYAARCAADGYWATAYGRPLDEEERINALAMAEQALKLCDPL